The DNA sequence cagTGAGAGAGACAAAGTAACCCTGCAGTCCCAGCAGCAAGGATTTAACATTGTGCTTGAAATAAAGAGCCAACTCACCTGCACCAAGTGCTTAGGGACTAAATATAACAGTAGagcaatttcagaaaaaaatagtcaTGATCCATacatattttaatgcaaatggTCTAATTGTTGTGCTCCTGCTTTCAGGCCATGAATATATTGGTTCCCTTCATGTTCAAATATGCAGTGGACAGCCTCAACCAGGTGTCTGGGAACGTGCTCAACCTCGGCGATGCCCCAAGCACTGTGGCCACCCTGGCAACTGCTGTCCTCGTGGGCTGTGAGTGCATTCCCAGCTTGTGGATGGGAGCTAAGGGTCTccagggggggagggaggggctcagcagagctcctgcccaTTGCACTGCTGAGCATCACAGCTGCttgtgaatcacagaatcacggggtggtttgggctggaagggaccttaaaggtcatctgtgggcagggacatttcccACTACCCCAGGGTGTTCCAagcctgtccagcctggccttgggcactgccagggatccaggggcagccacagctgctctgggcaccctgtgccacggcctcaccaccctcacagggaataatttctaattcccaatatcccatccatccctgccctctggcagtgggagccattccctgtgtcctgtccctccatgccttgtccccagtccctctccagctctcctggagcccctttaggccctgaAAGGGGCTCTGGgttctccctggagccttctcttctccaggtgaacgttctcagctctgccagagcccccagagcagagggacttCAGCCCTCAGAGTGTAGTAACAATTTTATAGTTATTTTGTGTTGATGTCTGTTCCCAATATTCTCTGACATTGCTTCTGGTAttccaattaaaaaatgaaataatgctTATAGAAATTATTCTTGATTATAAATCCTGCCCTTTCTTATAACCagctataaaaagaaactgatttAAATGTGTGCACAATggtttataaatgaaaaattgcaTAAAGCTTGGGCCAATTAAGTATAAATTACATTTGAACTAAAATTGttgaaaatatataaagaatGAGTCTAGTGTAATTTCATGCATGAAGGGAAgttgaaaatataattattttcattttgtaaacTTTTTCATCCCTTTTTAGATGGTATCTCAAGAGCTGGGGCAGCGTTATTTAATGAAGCGAGAAATGCAGTATTTGGGAAAGTAGCTCAGAATTCAATCAGGAGGATTGCCAAGAATGTTTTCCTGCACCTTCACAACCTGGATCTGGCCTTCCATCTAAGCAGGCAAACAGGAGCACTGTCAAAAACCATCGACAGAGGCACCAGGGGCATCAGCTTTGTTCTCAGTGCTTTAGTGTTTAACCTGGGACCCACAATGTTTGAAGTGGCTCTGGTCAGTGGAATTCTGGTAAGTGTGGTTTAGTCATTGTTGGAATTGTCTCATTTAAGAATGATGCTCTTACCAAAGTCTACTGAGCACTACTAATAATAATTGAATTTATAAGGTGAAAGCAACTACTTTAAAAGAGAGCAGCccataattttcaaatatctgTTGCTTTAAATAAgcttatttgaaattattttcacatgtaAAGCCTCTCTTCAGCCAGTTGCATTTGTGTGGacagtttttaatgtttttcttcagaattgttggaaaaatgaaatcagaaaagTAAACTGTGCACACAAGTGTCAAATATACCCAGGTGAATAGTGaggaaacagaattaaaatgctGTGGTTCAGTGTATTCAGGATAGAGGAGGGGGTGATTATTGGTTCTTTCCTGAGTACTGATTTGGACTTATCCACAacttaaaagtgaaaattagcTTTTGGAAAACAGGCTTCACCTGGCAGGTTTTAAGCTTAATGTCCTGAAATTTAAACTTCTACAATATAAATCACATGTTCTGTCTTCGAAGTCAGGAACTTTGAGTGTTATTTGAGTGCAAAAATCTAAATCTTGATTATGTATCttggtttaaattaaaaacaagaatcTTGTTCTGTTTATTGGCCTTTTTAGAAGGACTTAATCAAGTTTGAATGGAACAGTGAAAATGCCTATTGGCTTACATTTTCTAACCAGTGGAAGTTGACGACCAGGCTGGCTGTCAGCCAACCCTCCTTAGGGTTTTTCTCTCCTGATGTGCCCTGAAGTACAGAAAATGCTTCCTAAGTTGTTTTGCAAGgccatttatttcttcttctacagTCCAGCTTTCTTTCAAAATCCACTGAAAAAGCATAGAAACAAATACTTATTTGTGAAAACAGCACAAGCATCAGCAACATTTATGTTTTATaatgtgaaaaataactttGCAGTATTATATACACTGGCTCTTGGTTGTTGCCTCCAATCTTTTCATCTAAATCCTtcttgctgctttccttttgagTTTAAGCCTTTGTTTAGCCTTAAGCTGTTCAGAGCAGGGATTGTGTTGGGAGGGACCATAATTTCTTGTCTTAAACTTAAAATAGCTTAGCTGGAGACAACAGcgaaattttgaaaaatatgatgattcttttttttatttatttgattttaaatcttCCAGTATTACAAATGTGGTGCTGAGTTTGCTTTGGTcactctggggacactgggagccTACGCAGCGTTCACGATAGGAATCACACAGTGGAGGTAAGGCAGGCCCTGCCCTCAGTTCCTCAGGGTGCTCTGATACCTCAGCCTGAACTTGGGATGATGCCTTGCAGTGCctgcctagaacagaggctagacaagattaagagaataaagtgggtatttattaaaggccttcaaTAGGTTCACCTTGGGCAGGGCAAAAACCACGGAGCACACACCCAGGATGGGCGATGGTCACGAGTTTTTCAGCCaattataagtttggtccatttacatatcaCGGGGTAATCCTCTAATACAGCTTCAGGCAATTAAGTCATATTCGCCCTGTTTGCTCCCCTCCCAGTTCACTTTTGCTGATACTTTTCAGGGCCTGAGGCAGTAGAGTATCCTTGAATCTCAGGCCTagagggattgttttgtctgaccaaaatgggAAGACAGTTAACTAATACTCTATATGGAGCTTAGAGTTATACACTAATGCAGTGCAGggtctgaaaaatataaaagctaaaatcctcaGGCATCAGTGATTGGATCAAACCTTCCTTTCCCAGGACAAAGTTTCGGATAGAAATGAACAAAGCTGACAACGATGCTGGTAATGCTGCCATTGACTCGCTCCTGAATTATGAGACTGTGAAGGTAAGGCCAGTCTTTACTACCAGGCTCTTTGTCTTGCTTCTGTCAGCCTTAGGGAAGTGAGTCATAAGATTCATCTTTAAAGGGATGAATATTTGGAGCAGTAGCATATTTTTAAGCATTATTCATTTGAAGAGGAGTGCGTGGCATTGACAGAGTCACAGGAAGGTTGATAGCGGGGGCTGGAAAAAATCTCTTTGTTAATAAAGAGTAAGAAGTTTCTTTCATGACTGAATCACCTTGACCATCAATTTCTGCAAAGAGTAAACTTAGTCTTGaagaggaggtttaggttggatactggggaaaggttcttcacccagaggatggtggggcactgaacaggctcccagGGAACGGGCATGGCCCCAagcctgccagagctccaggagtgtttagACAGCTCtgtcaggcacagggtgggattgttggcATGTCCTGGGCAGGAACTGGACTGCATGAcccttgtgggttccttccaactcaggatattctgtgattcttttccttcagttgTGAGAACTGTTGGAGAGGAGCTGTGTGTCAGTGCACTCAGTCTGTTCATACTGGATTTTACAGCTACTTAAACAGTCCAACATGTTTGTCACTGTCACATTTACCATTTTTGTTTACGTTGTAGTATTTCAATAACGAAAAATACGAAGCCCAACGGTATGATGAATTCCTGAAGACTTATGAAAAAGCCTCCCTGAAGACTACCTCTACTTTAGCTCTCCTCAACTTTGGCCAGAGTGCTATATTTAGTGTGGGTTTAACAGCCATCATGGTGCTCGCCAGCCAGGGCATTATTGCAGGTAACTCACCTGTCTGTAAGCCTAAAATGAATCTCCTTTACCTCATTTCATCCATAACAGAGGTGTTAGTCTTAATTAACTGAGGGTTGATGTGATAGTTCATTTTGAGACGTTTTGGTTGAGAGTTTTTTGCTTAAGTTTTGTCTGTATGTTTCTGCTTCTTGGAGTATTATTAACTTTATTATATCTCTCTCCCAATGACTCAATCATACTATGATTTTATCAAAAACATTATAAAAGTTTAGCAGTTAAAGAAAGATCCCAAGAAAATGTCACTTCAGGAAGTTTTTCTTGAAGGTTTTTGAAAGGCACTTCtatagataaaaatatttctgtggacATTGTACAAAGATCCTTTCTTTTTgcccttctcccttcccatGTTGGCAAGACCCCATGTATATATACCCCTGTGCTTTGTCTCCGGTAGTTTTGTTACCAATAATTCACTTCCCTTCCATTAATAAGGGCACATTATTAAAAGAATTGCTTCCATCTGTTCTACACTTGTCTAATTTACTGCATAAAGTAAAGCCTGCTTGATGAGGAAGCTTCAAATACAGAATTGGGATGAAATTCTGCTAAAGCAAGGTGGTTTTAGAGTAAAAATAATGATGCTTTAAAGACTGTTAACATCCAGAAGTGTTTGAAGGGCAGACCTTTATACCATGTGCTCTTTCTTGCGTCTGCTTTGCCCTTTTTAAAgatgccagggcagggaagggttACACTGAACAGATCAGTCAGTAGGTGCAGTTTATAGCTGTTCTTAGGAAGATTTAGAATAGCTTGAAGCAGGATGGTAGACATATGGCTTTAAATCATCTTTCTGGGCCTGTTTCAGCTGAACTGACCTGCCACTTGCCTTTAGCTGCTGTGACATCCTGAGTTTTCCCTTGATCAGCCTGTTTGATACCGAGCTGCCCAGAGGTTCTCAGTGTGTTTTAGCAGCTCTGTGGTACATACAGTATGAAAGCTCTCTCTTGATCATGACAAAATCTTATCACTTGGATTTGTCTGTAACTGTACTTAAGATTGTCTTTCCTGATTTGTGCTTCCATATAttatttcttccccttttaacTTCCTTAGGCCTCTCTGTGGATTTTACAATCTGATGTTGTATGTGCTGCCTGCCTTATTTGCCAGTGCTATTGCatcttttttaaagtgaaatccACACAAACATTGCCATTTGTTTCAGGCACCCCTAAATAAAATTTGGGAATGGATTCTGGGGTTTTGCTTGTTATTTAAACATCTGGGTTTAGAAATGGGATAAAAGAAATTAGCTTTGATGGACTTGATTCTTTCTTTTGGGGCATCCTACAAGGAAAACCCTTCAAGTCACCTTATTCTCTCACACCCCTTTTGTCTTAAGGCAGTCTTTCTGTTGGAGATCTGGTAATGGTGAATGGATTGCTGTTCCAGCTTTCTCTGCCCCTGAACTTCCTGGGAACAGTGTACAGAGAGACAAGACAAGCACTGATAGATATGAATACCTTGTTTACACTTCTCAGTGTAGATACCAAAATTAAAGTAAGTAGTAGCTTATTTTCCTAAAGTATCTGGGCATTTAACAGGGCCCATGTGGCCATGCCATCATTTCACCATGTTCTCATCTTCCAGGTTTAATTTCTACTCATGAAAGAGTTGCTGTGTGTGAGGTTGCTGTTCTGCCTCTTCTTTAAGTGCAGTTACTGCAATaagttgatttttcttttcttgcagagAAGCAAAAATTGCTTCATGGCAGCTGTGTTTgtattgagatttttttatttaagtattCATGCCTCGTGCTTGAATTTTTATTGGTAATTAATGATGCAGAATATATTGCAAAAGAAGTTATGAAGCAGAGTGTTTACAGCAGGAATTTTTACCTCctttggggaaaaggaggagcaaACCAATGTCACTTGTGCAGCAAATTATGATTATTTTCCACATACCTGAGCTGGAGTGtctgtttgcctttttctgaGGTGGGAAAGGGACTGTTGAGCTTGTTGACATGTTGGAGATAATTTCTGGGCAGCAGATAAAGTGGAATTCTTCTTTTCACAGGACAAAGAGCTGGCTCCACCCCTGCAGATCACCCCCCAGACTGCTTCCATTGCCTTTGACAATGTGCATTTTGAATATCTGGAGGGGCAGAAAGTCCTTGCTGGAATGTCCTTTGAAGTCCCTGCAGGAAAGAAAGTGGCCATTGTAGGAGGTAGTGGGTCAGGGTGGGTAAATGGACTAAATATGCCAATCAATGCAGAATTTAGTTTCTTAAATGTGGTGCtgcttgtgtttgctttttattttgtattatatTTATGTTTGTATATCATTCCTGATTGGAGACTGTAAATGGCAAACCAGGATGTAACATTAACTTCTCTTTTCAATTCCAGGAAAAGCACCATTGTGAGGTTATTATTTCGATTCTATGAACctcagaaaggaaatatttatgttgCTGGACAGAACATCCAAGATGTCAGTTTGGAAAGTCTGAGAAAGGCAATAGGAGTTGTGCCTCAGGTATTCTGTGTTTCCTACTCCCCTGACAGTCCATTGGAACAGTAGTTCTAGTCCATTGTACTAGTAATTCTCAGCATCTGGCAATGTTCAGTGAAGGCCAGTCCTAATGTAGTGGTGTTGCATGGTGACTTTCAAAGGAACtagacttttttcccccaggaaatATTATGTTTTTATATGCATCATCATCTAGATCcaattttctgaaatgtgtttAAGCCTCCCCATGAGAAACTGCCTCCAGCTTTAAGTGATTTAGCCTTATAGTTGATTACTACCCGTAATGAGTTAGCAAAGTGGTGAAACTATGCATGACATACATATTTAGGACACAAAATATATTAATCCCTTTTTTGGGAAACGTCCCCAAACACTTTTACCTTCAGGCtgtgtaaagaaaaatacaagccATTCTGTATTGATTCTttcaggggctggggacagtttTGAAGCTGATGttcataatttcttatttaaaatgtgcttCCCACAAATGCAGGATGCTGTTCTCTTCCATAACACCATCTACTACAACCTGCTCTATGGCAACACGGGGGCCACGGCAGAGCAGGTGTACGCGgtggccaggctggcagggatcCACGATGCCATCCTGAGGATGCCCAATGGCTACAACACCCAGGTCGGGGAGCGAGGACTCAAACTCTCAGGTTGGCTCCCagcttcttttttgtttgctgcctGAAAGTTTCATGCAGAGTTTAATCCTCAGGTTTGCTTTTAGTTTATTAAGCTTATaacacagaatcattaaggtggGAGAAGATCTCCAcgatcaagtccaacctttgagcAAATCCCACCATGCCCACTAAACCGCATCTCCAAGTGCCACGTCCACTCCTttttggaacacttccagggatggtgactccaccactgccctgggcagcctgttcaatGCATGACCCTTCAGTGAAGAAGTCTTTCCTGTcatccaacctgagcctcctctggcccagcctgaggccattccctctcctcctgtccctgttccctggaagCAGAGCCCAACCCTCCTGGCTGCCCACTCCTGGCAGGAGTtatgcagagccagaaggtcccacctgagcctccttttctccaggctgagcccctttccagctccctcagctgctcctcttaGGACTTATGttccaaacccttccccagatccattcccttctctggacactctccagccccttaATGTCCTTGCAGAGAAGAGCCCAAAATACCTACCTGCAAAGGCTAAATATTAATATGAAGGTCTGCAGTTTAAGGCAGGTGTAGTCTGCAAGATGTTCAAAGGAATGTATTTTCAGGGGATAGTGTTAAATGAGATTGTAAGTGAGGCTGGCAGTGTATCtaagtaaaaattatttctctcatGATCCTTTTGGGTAGTGGACTAGAATTGGGAACTTGATGTGTGTTTTGGGCCCGGCTCGTGCTGAGGGATGCAGTGGGTGCAGACAGAGGTGCTGCCTGTTGCAGAGGCAGTTCTGAGGggcatttctttctctgcagctgctgcagtcagGAGTCCTGGTGCCTTTGAAAAAGGGGGTCAGAGGGTACAGCCAGTACCCAGAACGTGAGTGCAGGAGAAAGTCTGCATGCTGCAGAAGGGGGTTATGCAGAGAcctaaaagagaaataaaatatgtgaaGCACAGATCTGGATGAGGGAATAGAAGGTGCTAAATAGGTACTGGCAGAACTGAAGAGAATCGTGCTAACAATGAAAGATTTGTCTTGTGCTGCCTGTCTCCCCACACTCATAATTGCTAGAAAGAGGATTTGACTGACAATAGGTTTGAAATGTCTTGGTGTTGATAGAAGAATAGAATGGTTTCAGTTGGAGGGAACCTTCTAAAAATCATCTAAACCAACACTTATGCTGCAAGCAGAGGCATCTTTgactagaccaggttgctccatgCCTTAACCTTATGttgaggtttagattggattttaagaaaaatttcttcacccaAAGGTTTGATCAGGCTTCTCAGGGCAGTAGTGGACTCCTCATgcctggagggatttaacagctgtgtggatgtggcacttggggacatggggctgtGGTGGCTGGGGGAAATGTTGGGCTTCATGtggggcttttccaacctgcATGATTCTGTGTCCCTTTCTGAGTCTGGAGCATTGTGTGTGGGTGTGTTGGGGTTTCCTTCTGACCTCGTGACTCCTGTAACAGAGCCTTTCTGAAAATGGGTTCTGCCTTTCCTCCATCCTTCAGTTTGTGCTGCCACTGAGATGGCCAGTGCTCTCACAAAGGTGGTGTTGAGAAAGGTAAGGGAATTGTGTTCTTTTACTGCTTTGTTTATACTTAAAGAAGAAAGAGTATGTAAAATACTCAGGATAAAGACAATGGAATTATTTTGAGCTGTGAATGAGCGTCTGCCACTGAAAGAACAGCTTCAGTTTCTTATTTTCAGCAATTAGGTAAGTATTGACAAATACCAGTGGTAAACAAGCTTCAGGAATGTGTGCAGCCAAGGGTACAGGAGTCTCAGGCCAGTGCTCTCAGAACTGGTGTCATTGTTTGAAGGATTCGAGATATCAAATGGAAGGCTCTGAGTTCCTTCAGTGGCTCTATAAAAAGCTACTGCTAATTGGAATCTATAGTCCTCTCAATAGTAGATTGGCTCCCTAAATTCTTATAAAGATATGTATTGGATTCATTTCAGAATCAgtttgtgagattttttttaagttgggTGAGGCTTCTTCAAGTCTAAGGAGAACACAAAGTCCTAATTTGTTCTGTTATTTTGTGGCAGGAATAGGGTGAGTAAAAGCTGTGTGAATTGAAGTGATTCTCTTTAAAATCCAGGGGTTTAGTGCACAATGGAAAAACAAGATTTTAGCTGCAACGACAGATTTGCCAATTTGAGCGGGTGATGTAGCATTTCGTGTGGTTCTTACTGTTCTCAAGGATTGATTCATCAAGAGTAAAGAGTGAAAAACAAGTTGTTTGGGTTGTTCCAATTAGAACCCACATCAGTGTTGTCCAATAGATGTGTAATAGGCAGAGCTGCAACAGCCCTGAATCCCTTACTCTGAATGGAAcaatttctgggctgctgccctCATGGGGAGCAACATGACATGAGTGGACCTGCTTCAAATATGAGGGATCTGGTTATTGAAATATGTCCTGCAAACATGGATATTGTCAAGCTGTGAGTTTTGAAGATGCTGtacaggagagggaggagagcacACTAAAACAGACTGAGTAAATCATACAGTTCTAATTGCTCCTGAGTTCTGCCAAAGACAGTTTGAAATGTGAACTGCAGCATTACCACCAGCCTTTTAAATGGTTTATGAAAGCATGTTCTCTCCTGATAGGAATGGAACATTAACAGGAATATAATGGTATTAAATGGAATGTTTTGAAGTCTTGCATAAAACAAAGGAGGGCAAGTGCACAAATGTGACGTGTTTGCGTTGCATACCAAATGTTTAGCAGATTTTAAGTTCTCAAATGCACCTGTTTTCCTGTCTGTAAAAGTTGCCCTGAGTTATTCTTGAGTAGATGTTGGCTGTAAGAATTGTTTAGGAAGGAAACTAGTCTGAAACTGGGTTATGTCAGAAACCACCAGGCTATAGATCGCAGGCTGAAGGTGGTTTTCTGTACAATATTAATTGTTCTTGAGAGAAATCTGCCATTATGGAGTGGGAAGTTGGATGAATATCAAGGAGAGACCTGAAAGACACAGTGTGTGAGCAGGATGCCTGAAATCCAATACAGCAGGTGTGGACAGAGCAGTGGTGAGAGAAAATTGGATTTGTATGTGCAGTTACTGGATGGAGCAGAGCTTAGGCTAGGTGAATGGGCTCCTACTGCCAGGTATACAGAGTGAGTAACTGTACAGCATTGTTACTCACCTGTGTCAGAGTCTTGCTTTGGAGTAGATACAAAATAGTTCTCTGTCCTTTTCCAAAAGGATGAGCAATCTTGAATCACTAAATTTACCAGGGAGCAGGAACTTGTGTGCTATCTTATGTAACATGTCAGACATTTGTCAGCAGTGACTATGATGTCTattaaaaaaggaggaaaaacccaacaaccaaCCCTCCAAAATCATGTCTGCTGTTGAATTTAGACTATCACAATTGTAacttaatcttttttcttttttttttcctctttccccctcattcaggaggagaaaagcaaagagttGCAATTGCTAGAGCAATGTTAAAGGAGCCACTTATTTTTCTCTATGATGAAGCCACATCATCTTTAGATTCAATTACAGAAGAGGTaaattgggataaaaaaaatctagaatttAAGTGATACAATGATGTTTGATTCTGATgcttttccttgttcttttcCGCTCAgaattctgttctttttcaagtgttttctcAGTATTATTAAGAGATGCTGTGTCGAAGCAGTTGTCCTAAAGCGTGGAGCAGAGATGCTCAGTCCATCTACCCTGGAGATAGTGAGGGATATCAGCTGTCTCTGGGATATTTTGTTTCCACTCTGGAAGTCCCATTCACCTTGACACATTCATCCCTTGAAGCTGGTGCAGGTGGCCATGAAAAAAGCCTTCTAAATAGTTGAGACATAATGCAGGACAAACCCCCCTGGTTTATTGTGCAGCAGATGCAGGTGATGTAGATGTgaccagcagtgctggtgttCATTTGTGTTCATTCCACAGGAAGGGCTGTGACATGGATGTGCTGACACCGTGACAGGACCTGCATCAGCCTTCATAACAACATCTTTGCTTAAGCACAAAACTCTCAGCACCAGCAGTAATTTCCCAAACTAATGTCGTCCAAAATGAGCTAAGCTACAGCTCTGTTCACTTATGCAGATTGAGTGAATTTATTGACCTGTAATCACTAAATGACTTtcattttccagatgaaaaGAATCCAGAGGATGAACTGTACATCCATATAGCACAGCACTGAAATGTAGCACAGCTTCCTCGTGGGCCAGAAATGTCCACATCACACTGAGTTCTCggatttttcctctcttgtttTGCTGTATCTGTGCAAGAGTCATAAGCAAAGCAGGAAGTTTCAGAGTAGAAATGCACTTGGAagacagcaaatgaaaatgagGCTTTTCCACAAGAGCATGCCTGGgaatggaaatgttttctgaCAAAAGTTCTCAGAGAAATAAAGTGGACGCTTCACGTATGGTAGTGAGGGCACAAATTCCCCATCAGTGCTTCTTGCAGAGGGATGTGGTTTGGAAGGTGGCATGGAGCTCACAAAGGAAACGCTGGATAGATAGCTAATTCCCAGAATTGCTCTGCCTTTGTTCCACATTAGCATAATactgagagggttttttttctttaacaatcATGGGAAAGCATTAATATTACGACCACGAGGAGTTCttattttcagaagcttttACTGCTGTTTGCTGCTTGTGTAGCATGGCTCCGTGGGGAAGTTTTTCCTGAAATGAAGTGACACTTCTCTTCCTTTGTCCCTGGGGAtagctgtgtttttctgtgaatacaagctttttttttttcggttTGAGG is a window from the Vidua macroura isolate BioBank_ID:100142 chromosome 14, ASM2450914v1, whole genome shotgun sequence genome containing:
- the ABCB7 gene encoding iron-sulfur clusters transporter ABCB7, mitochondrial — translated: MAVLGAPRGLAAAASRKRRLLLALALLRPPPAAAVACFSVGTIGSGRRGVQAASVGSQIPPICRQGSWHSLRGSYSRPLLEHSEILPRWQLMEKRMCWHGHAGGGLHTDPKEGLKEIDAKKIIRAMLSYVWPKDRPDLRARVAISLGFLASAKAMNILVPFMFKYAVDSLNQVSGNVLNLGDAPSTVATLATAVLVGYGISRAGAALFNEARNAVFGKVAQNSIRRIAKNVFLHLHNLDLAFHLSRQTGALSKTIDRGTRGISFVLSALVFNLGPTMFEVALVSGILYYKCGAEFALVTLGTLGAYAAFTIGITQWRTKFRIEMNKADNDAGNAAIDSLLNYETVKYFNNEKYEAQRYDEFLKTYEKASLKTTSTLALLNFGQSAIFSVGLTAIMVLASQGIIAGSLSVGDLVMVNGLLFQLSLPLNFLGTVYRETRQALIDMNTLFTLLSVDTKIKDKELAPPLQITPQTASIAFDNVHFEYLEGQKVLAGMSFEVPAGKKVAIVGGSGSGKSTIVRLLFRFYEPQKGNIYVAGQNIQDVSLESLRKAIGVVPQDAVLFHNTIYYNLLYGNTGATAEQVYAVARLAGIHDAILRMPNGYNTQVGERGLKLSGGEKQRVAIARAMLKEPLIFLYDEATSSLDSITEENILKAMRDMVKHRTSIFIAHRLSTVVDADEIIVLDQGKVAERGRHAELLANPSNLYYEMWHTQSSKVLHNHNHPNWEERNSHTSKEEERKKLEEEIINSVKGCGNCSC